The proteins below are encoded in one region of Vibrio tubiashii:
- the traD gene encoding type IV conjugative transfer system coupling protein TraD, with translation MSFQHTSNHATRGGQITFHTIHMFFQVHSKLGKYLVYAVAALTLLLTWLRAPDNAWWAIFYTVRNHLYQGFGMQETAKVTTFWNGQRYVSTLGLQLNNTELGTLYDSVIHQVQINFLIAFFSGLVLFIMATRYFKAQGEKKSQDKHIRGSQLVEPKALSTDLKQRAKEKKKRGNGNGKLSDFVIDGIALFKHDFEVQHVGLKGTTGVGKSVAIRKLLRWIRKRGDKAIIYDKGCTCVSKFYDESQDTILNPFDERCPDWDIWCDAKEAPDFENMANALIPQHGEGDPFWVDSARTIFSSTGYRMQDDQDDKRSTERLLNLILTSELEELGSYLHGTESASLVSDKIQKTAISIKSVLATYIKSLRFLDGLNRENEDGQPERKKFSITDWIQDDNQRGFLFLSSAARQHASLRPLISSWLAIASNAILGLAENPDRRIWVIIDEMPSLHKLPELGEIIAEVRKFGGCYVIGLQSYAQLTKTYGKNAAEEMNDLLNTRFYFRSPSNAMAEISSKDLGEQEIELSKEHISYGANQLRDGVSLSHETRTQRLVIPSELQSLDDLQCYLRVPGSSFITQLDLSYDKMRNIASPFIKREFPPSPGMLEAYEKAVYLETVVPGMALPESEKKVLCAIQASQFDSEDEMNVEASQMNAALKGNTVNRLKKQARRGDAETVEQDTSTQQATSTATQERMNKENDGASTSKGGVNDIELYD, from the coding sequence ATGAGTTTTCAGCACACAAGTAACCATGCTACTCGTGGTGGACAAATCACCTTTCACACCATTCACATGTTCTTTCAGGTGCACTCTAAACTGGGCAAATACCTTGTGTATGCTGTCGCCGCTTTGACTTTACTCCTTACTTGGTTAAGAGCGCCTGATAATGCTTGGTGGGCAATCTTCTACACAGTGCGAAACCATCTCTACCAGGGTTTTGGCATGCAAGAAACCGCCAAAGTGACCACCTTCTGGAATGGCCAACGCTACGTCAGTACGCTTGGGCTGCAATTGAACAATACAGAGCTAGGCACATTATATGATTCTGTTATTCATCAAGTGCAAATCAATTTTCTCATCGCTTTCTTTTCCGGTTTAGTGCTGTTCATCATGGCCACACGATACTTCAAAGCTCAAGGTGAGAAAAAAAGCCAAGATAAACACATTCGGGGCTCTCAACTGGTCGAACCGAAAGCTCTGAGCACGGATCTCAAGCAACGTGCTAAGGAGAAGAAAAAACGGGGCAATGGCAACGGTAAATTGTCCGATTTTGTCATCGATGGCATCGCCCTATTCAAGCACGATTTTGAAGTACAACACGTCGGTCTCAAAGGGACAACAGGGGTGGGTAAATCCGTGGCCATTCGCAAACTTCTGCGCTGGATACGCAAGCGTGGTGATAAGGCCATTATTTACGATAAAGGCTGCACGTGTGTCAGTAAATTCTACGACGAGTCTCAAGATACCATCCTCAACCCTTTTGATGAGCGCTGCCCAGACTGGGATATTTGGTGTGACGCAAAGGAAGCCCCCGACTTTGAAAACATGGCCAACGCGTTGATACCGCAACACGGTGAAGGCGATCCGTTTTGGGTCGATTCTGCGCGAACCATTTTTTCGAGTACGGGCTATCGCATGCAAGACGACCAGGACGACAAGCGGTCCACCGAACGCTTACTCAACCTGATACTCACTTCAGAACTCGAAGAGCTCGGCAGTTACTTACACGGGACCGAATCAGCGTCGCTGGTCTCTGACAAGATCCAAAAAACCGCCATTTCGATCAAATCTGTTCTGGCGACTTACATCAAAAGCCTACGCTTTCTTGATGGGCTCAATCGAGAAAATGAAGATGGCCAACCTGAACGTAAAAAGTTTTCGATCACGGACTGGATACAAGATGACAACCAACGCGGCTTTTTGTTCTTATCCAGTGCCGCTCGCCAACACGCCTCTTTGCGACCGCTTATTTCGAGTTGGTTAGCCATCGCGTCCAACGCCATATTGGGGTTAGCAGAAAACCCAGATCGTCGCATTTGGGTGATCATAGATGAAATGCCCAGCCTGCATAAACTTCCAGAACTTGGGGAAATCATTGCTGAAGTACGCAAGTTTGGGGGTTGTTACGTGATTGGCCTTCAGTCCTACGCACAATTAACAAAAACCTATGGTAAGAACGCGGCGGAAGAAATGAACGACTTGCTGAACACTCGTTTCTACTTCCGTTCCCCCTCAAACGCCATGGCTGAAATCTCGTCTAAGGATTTAGGCGAGCAGGAAATTGAGCTGTCGAAAGAACACATTTCTTACGGTGCGAACCAGCTCAGAGACGGAGTATCACTTAGCCATGAAACCCGCACTCAACGCCTTGTCATTCCCAGTGAGCTTCAGTCGCTCGATGATTTGCAATGTTATCTGCGTGTACCAGGATCTTCATTCATTACCCAACTCGATTTGAGCTATGACAAAATGAGGAACATCGCCTCACCTTTCATCAAGCGCGAATTCCCCCCCTCTCCTGGGATGTTAGAAGCGTATGAAAAAGCCGTTTATCTCGAAACCGTAGTACCTGGTATGGCACTTCCAGAGTCAGAGAAAAAGGTCTTGTGTGCAATTCAGGCCTCACAGTTTGACAGTGAAGATGAAATGAACGTCGAAGCGTCTCAAATGAACGCGGCGCTGAAGGGGAACACTGTCAATAGGCTCAAAAAGCAAGCCCGACGTGGTGATGCCGAAACCGTAGAACAAGATACAAGTACCCAACAAGCCACATCAACAGCCACTCAAGAGCGAATGAACAAGGAAAATGACGGCGCTTCAACCAGCAAGGGGGGAGTCAATGACATTGAATTGTACGATTAA